The following coding sequences lie in one Mercenaria mercenaria strain notata chromosome 5, MADL_Memer_1, whole genome shotgun sequence genomic window:
- the LOC128557186 gene encoding uncharacterized protein LOC128557186, with product MATCFKIIYGLFFALLCFYFKGSDTKCSSRNHFGPNCYFECHCMNNEQCNSSTGNCPSGCDFAWVGPGCQRENIVPVGHSDEQLMLARHQSNIETKQFAIMAVDKSLSTCSYTIYANQSRVTPWWRLWLKEKYKIRNVSIVTRREYLHYFKKFEVTVKNNTNKHSNDHSGQELCYKHDNTAPRTTTFDIRCTKAIYGNQLRIQLATNGTQLVLCDVRIWGECADWNFGESCTEKCSTHCQTVCDKDDGTCSSCKPGWTESRCNNGSLDYD from the exons ATACGAAATGTAGTTCCAGAAACCATTTTGGACCAAACTGTTATTTCGAGTGTCATTGTATGAATAATGAACAATGTAACAGCAGCACGGGAAACTGTCCCTCAGGTTGTGACTTCGCCTGGGTAGGTCCTGGGTGCCAACGTG AAAATATAGTGCCTGTAGGTCATAGTGACGAACAGTTAATGCTGGCCCGCCACCAAAGTAATATAGAGACAAAGCAATTTGCGATAATGGCTGTCGACAAAAGTTTATCAACTTGCAGTTATACAATATATGCAAATCAGTCAAGGGTTACCCCATGGTGGAGACTTTGGCTAAAAGAAAAGTACAAAATCAGGAATGTCTCTATTGTTACTCGCAGAGAGTACTTAC attatttcaagaaatttgaaGTGACTGTAAAAAATAATACGAACAAACATTCGAACGACCATTCTGGCCAAGAACTATGCTATAAGCATGATAACACTGCTCCGAGAACAACGACGTTTGATATTAGGTGTACAAAAGCTATATATGGGAATCAACTCAGAATCCAGCTCGCAACTAATGGCACACAGCTTGTCTTGTGTGATGTCAGGATTTGGGGAG AATGTGCTGATTGGAATTTCGGTGAAAGCTGTACTGAAAAATGTAGCACTCATTGTCAAACAGTCTGTGATAAAGATGATGGTACTTGTTCTTCGTGTAAGCCTGGATGGACGGAAAGTCGCTGCAATAATGGTAGTCTGGATTATGATTAA